From Rutidosis leptorrhynchoides isolate AG116_Rl617_1_P2 chromosome 3, CSIRO_AGI_Rlap_v1, whole genome shotgun sequence, a single genomic window includes:
- the LOC139895815 gene encoding uncharacterized protein, protein MNLRQPTCSSFSSLTVFLFSSLVIFLTITTTNATISSSSYDYGNETDHLALVSFKSLITHDPYGALNSWNTSFHFCDWIGVTCGKQHERVTGLQLISQGLEGSLSPHVGNLSFLRVLLLGNNSFQKTIPHELGRLFRLRVLNLSRNKFNGVIPTNLSGCSNLEMLGLAANELVGSIPKEISFLPKLTFLVLDENHLTGGVPSFLGNITSLELLSLPVNPFGETIPDTFGHFKSLKELYLGVCNLTGSIPHSIYNLSLLNRLSLTENQLTGSLPLAIGEMLPDLTGLQLRNNQLSGLLPPSISNCSKLRTFDMNNNSFSGKLTIDFSKLTDIFSISLGNNLFGGSETDQMKFIDSLNNCSKLDRLILYNCNFEGELPSSIGNLSKQLTSLNLGVNRLYGYLPSSIGNLVGLTRLVLAINRFTGTIPSSIGKLQNLQFALLYENQFSGPIPDAIGNLSRINRLALDSNKLEGPIPLSLGNFYHLEALDLHNNKLSGNIPKQLLQLSSLTIALDLSQNNIFGSLPSEVGDLKNLIFLNISHNNLSGDIPSSLGGCTSLSYLYINDNLFQGMLPASLRSMRGLVELDISHNNLSCQIPQFLEVFSLQALDLSFNDFEGEVPVKGVFANASEFSIAGNMKLCGGLVELGLPKCKAKEKKKRRRRFPVFAIILIIASTVLVVTCVLYVLFKKKRKDQPSQSSTHERFLKVSYDQLLKATDGFSEANLIGKGGTSSVYKGVLENDVRFVAVKVLHLQTQGAHKNFIRECEAWRSIRHRNLLKIITSCSTVDFQGNDFKALVYEFMPNGSLHDWLHSSAHAPGLNLLQRINILINVASALDYLHNSCVPTIVHCDLKPSNILLDDDIVAHVGDFGLARFLGTSSDLNSSYGVKGTIGYAPPEYGLGSEMTISGDVYSFGIILLEVITGKSPTDDIFNEGLSLHSFVSMALLDHAVTDVIDKDAINVKSTKANANKVEECLASTLKIGLSCSTDFPTQRMKIENVVHELHHIRDALQ, encoded by the exons ATGAATTTAAGGCAACCAACTTGCTCATCATTTTCCTCTCTCACTGTTTTTCTATTTTCAAGTCTTGTTATATTTCTTACGATTACTACTACTAATGCCACCATCTCATCATCTTCTTATGATTATGGAAATGAGACTGATCACCTTGCGTTGGTGTCGTTCAAATCACTCATCACTCACGATCCTTATGGAGCTCTGAATTCATGGAACACGTCCTTTCATTTCTGTGATTGGATTGGCGTTACGTGTGGGAAACAGCACGAAAGGGTAACTGGTTTACAGCTGATTTCACAAGGCCTAGAAGGATCATTGTCTCCTCATGTAGGAAACCTCAGCTTCCTTCGTGTGCTTCTGCTCGGAAACAACAGCTTTCAAAAAACCATACCCCATGAACTCGGTCGTTTGTTTAGGTTACGTGTTTTGAACCTATCAAGAAATAAATTTAACGGAGTCATTCCAACTAACTTGTCAGGTTGTTCAAATCTTGAAATGCTTGGTCTCGCTGCCAATGAGTTAGTTGGAAGCATTCCCAAGGAGATTAGTTTCTTACCGAAACTAACTTTTTTAGTATTGGATGAAAATCATCTAACCGGTGGAGTCCCATCTTTCTTGGGGAATATTACATCATTGGAATTGCTCTCCCTTCCGGTAAATCCGTTTGGTGAGACCATTCCAGACACCTTCGGTCATTTCAAAAgcttaaaagaattatacttaggtGTCTGTAATTTAACCGGTAGCATCCCTCATTCCATTTATAACCTTTCACTCCTAAATAGATTATCTTTGACTGAGAATCAGCTCACTGGTAGTCTTCCTCTGGCAATAGGCGAAATGTTACCCGATCTGACCGGACTTCAATTAAGGAATAACCAACTGAGCGGGCTTCTTCCTCCCTCCATATCTAATTGTTCTAAATTAAGAACATTTGATATGAATAACAATAGTTTTAGTGGGAAGTTAACAATTGACTTTTCAAAACTAACTGATATTTTTAGTATATCCTTAGGTAATAATCTTTTTGGTGGTTCGGAAACGGATCAAATGAAGTTTATTGATTCATTGAACAACTGTAGTAAATTAGATAGGTTGATTCTGTACAATTGCAATTTTGAAGGAGAGCTCCCCTCAAGTATAGGTAATCTTTCAAAGCAATTGACTTCTCTAAATTTAGGAGTGAATAGATTATATGGATACCTCCCCTCAAGTATAGGTAATCTAGTTGGATTGACTCGGTTAGTTTTAGCTATTAATAGATTCACAGGAACAATCCCGTCTTCTATAGGAAAGCTTCAAAACTTACAATTTGCATTGTTGTATGAAAACCAATTTTCAGGGCCAATTCCCGATGCCATTGGGAACTTGTCAAGGATCAATAGACTTGCTTTAGATTCCAACAAACTCGAAGGGCCTATTCCATTAAGCCTAGGAAATTTTTATCATCTTGAGGCGTTAGACCTCCATAACAATAAGCTAAGTGGCAACATACCGAAACAACTTCTTCAACTTTCATCTCTAACCATAGCGTTAGATCTTTCTCAAAACAACATATTCGGCTCACTTCCGTCAGAGGTTGGAGACCTCAAGAATTTGATTTTTTTAAAtatatctcataataatctatcggGTGACATCCCTAGTAGTCTTGGTGGTTGCACTAGCCTTTCATACTTGTACATTAACGACAACTTGTTTCAAGGTATGTTACCAGCATCATTAAGATCTATGAGGGGTTTGGTGGAACTCGATATTTCTCATAATAATTTATCATGCCAAATTCCTCAATTCTTGGAAGTGTTTTCATTACAGGCATTGGACCTTTCATTTAACGATTTTGAGGGTGAAGTCCCGGTGAAAGGGGTGTTTGCCAATGCAAGTGAATTTTCTATCGCTGGTAATATGAAGCTTTGTGGAGGCTTGGTAGAACTTGGGTTGCCTAAATGCAAGGCGAAGGAGAAAAAGAAACGTAGAAGGAGGTTTCCGGTATTTGCAATAATCTTAATTATTGCTTCCACGGTTCTAGTTGTGACATGTGTTTTGTAtgttttgtttaaaaagaaaaggaagGACCAACCATCTCAATCATCGACACATGAACGATTTTTGAAAGTTTCTTACGATCAACTTCTCAAGGCTACCGATGGCTTCTCTGAAGCCAATTTGATTGGCAAGGGTGGGACCAGCTCTGTTTATAAAGGAGTTCTTGAAAATGATGTTAGATTTGTTGCGGTGAAAGTCTTGCATCTTCAAACTCAAGGAGCCCACAAAAACTTCATAAGAGAATGTGAAGCATGGCGGAGTATTCGACATAGGAATCTATTGAAGATAATAACTTCATGCTCAACTGTTGACTTTCAAGGCAATGATTTCAAAGCTTTGGTTTATGAGTTCATGCCCAATGGAAGCTTACACGATTGGTTGCATTCAAGCGCACATGCACCAGGACTAAACCTTCTTCAAAGAATAAATATTCTCATCAACGTTGCATCTGCACTTGATTATCTTCACAATAGTTGTGTACCAACCATTGTTCATTGCGACTTAAAGCCTAGCAACATTTTATTGGATGATGATATAGTGGCGCACGTTGGAGACTTTGGTTTAGCTCGATTTCTTGGAACAAGTTCAGACTTAAATAGCTCATATGGGGTGAAAGGAACAATTGGCTATGCACCTCCCG AGTATGGTCTTGGGAGTGAGATGACAATTAGCGGAGATGTCTATAGTTTTGGAATAATTCTTTTGGAGGTGATAACGGGAAAAAGTCCGACAGACGATATCTTTAATGAAGGCCTTAGCCTTCATAGCTTTGTTTCCATGGCTTTGTTAGACCATGCAGTAACCGATGTGATCGATAAGGATGCAATTAATGTTAAAAGTACGAAAGCAAATGCAAATAAAGTGGAGGAATGTTTGGCTTCAACTCTCAAGATTGGACTATCTTGCTCCACTGATTTTCCAACACAACGGATGAAAATTGAAAATGTTGTCCATGAATTGCACCATATCAGGGATGCCCTTCAGTAA